In Betta splendens chromosome 22, fBetSpl5.4, whole genome shotgun sequence, the following proteins share a genomic window:
- the mtfr1l gene encoding mitochondrial fission regulator 1-like: METDTEVIPIWQNKPHGSTRSVVRRIGSTLPLKPTQRACFQELPGLPSLRPLDGPMVPTLADIAWIVADEEETYARVRSDSRPLKHEWRPTPLLVLHRNSSVPNFRREGKRVEGLRKPGVTALNRTTALQDELSKLRAQIAKIVSSDSGSNPLTPDLLSPDDTSMSFSMAPFETASYQPAATAAASFVISDVTEEEEEEEEEAEEDKDVDSMMSELVPDPVPPVSMTASATFDLDRPSMDFREAEEDTVSLSKSTSFADVMDILKDMNRMKMSHDRYHRGCTSLREEDSASLISEALRKKFVLKDEDTAAVQRK, from the exons ATGGAGACAGATACA gaAGTTATTCCTATCTGGCAGAACAAGCCTCATGGATCTACTCGAAGTGTCGTAAGAAGAATAGGTTCCACACTTCCACTTAAACCAACACAAAGGGCATGTTTCCAG GAACTGCCAGGTCTGCCTTCTCTACGGCCTTTGGATGGGCCTATGGTTCCTACTTTGGCAGATATCGCCTGGATTGTTGCAGATGAAGAAGAGACTTATGCCAGAGTGCG GAGTGACTCACGTCCTCTAAAACACGAATGGCGTCCCACACCTCTCCTGGTGCTCCACCGGAACTCATCTGTTCCCAACTTCCGCCGCGAGGGCAAAAGGGTGGAGGGACTGAGGAAGCCTGGGGTCACAGCACTAAACCGTACCACAGCCCTGCAAGATGAGCTCAGCAAACTGCGTGCACAGATTGCAAAAATTGTGTCAAGTGATTCTG GCTCCAACCCCCTGACACCTGATCTGCTCTCCCCAGATGACACGAGTATGAGCTTCTCCATGGCACCTTTTGAGACAGCATCTTACCAGCCGGCTGCCACAGCTGCCGCATCCTTTGTTATCAGCGacgtcacagaggaggaggaggaggaagaggaggaggcagaggaggataaAGATGTAGACTCTATGATGTCAGAGCTGGTCCCCGACCCAGTGCCACCTGTTTCCATGACAGCCTCTGCAACCTTTGACCTGGACAGGCCCAGCATGGACTTccgggaggcagaggaggacacagTGTCCCTATCAAAATCCACCAGTTTTGCTGATGTTATGGACATCCTGAAGGACATGAACCGAATGAAAATGAGTCATGACAG GTACCATAGAGGCTGTACGTCCCTGAGGGAGGAGGATTCAGCTTCTCTGATTTCAGAAGCTTTGAGGAAAAAGTTTGTCTTGAAGGATGAAGATACTGCCGCTGTACAACGAAAGTAG